A window from Prinia subflava isolate CZ2003 ecotype Zambia chromosome Z, Cam_Psub_1.2, whole genome shotgun sequence encodes these proteins:
- the SMAD4 gene encoding mothers against decapentaplegic homolog 4 isoform X1, which translates to MDNMSITNTPTSNDACLSIVHSLMCHRQGGESETFAKRAIESLVKKLKEKKDELDSLITAITTNGAHPSKCVTIQRTLDGRLQVAGRKGFPHVIYARLWRWPDLHKNELKHVKYCQYAFDLKCDSVCVNPYHYERVVSPGIDLSGLTLQSSAPSSMLVKDEYVHDYEGQPSLSSAEGHSVQTIQHPPSNRASSEPYSAPAMLAPAEASTTSTTNFPNIPVASTSQPPSILTGSHSDGLLQIASGPQPGTQQNGFTAQPATYHHNSTTSWTGSRTAAYTPTIPHHQNGHLQHHPPMHPGHYWPVHNELAFQPPISNHPAPEYWCSIAYFEMDVQVGETFKVPSSCPIVTVDGYVDPSGGDRFCLGQLSNVHRTEAIERARLHIGKGVQLECKGEGDVWVRCLSDHAVFVQSYYLDREAGRAPGDAVHKIYPSAYIKVFDLRQCHRQMQQQAATAQAAAAAQAAAVAGNIPGPGSVGGIAPAISLSAAAGIGVDDLRRLCILRMSFVKGWGPDYPRQSIKETPCWIEIHLHRALQLLDEVLHTMPIADPQPLD; encoded by the exons ATGGACAATATGTCTATTACTAACACACCAACAAGTAATGATGCTTGTCTGAGCATTGTTCACAGCTTGATGTGCCATCGACAAGGGGGAGAGAGCGAAACTTTCGCAAAACGCGCAATTGAAAGTTTAGTTAAAAagctaaaggagaaaaaagatgaaTTGGATTCTTTGATTACAGCTATAACCACAAACGGAGCTCATCCTAGCAAGTGTGTTACAATACAGAGAACACTGGATGGGAGGCTTCAG GTGGCTGGCCGCAAGGGATTCCCTCATGTGATTTACGCCCGTCTTTGGAGGTGGCCTGATCTTCATAAAAATGAACTCAAGCATGTTAAATATTGTCAGTATGCTTTTGACTTGAAATGTGACAGTGTCTGTGTAAATCCTTACCATTATGAGCGTGTAGTATCGCCTGGCATCG ATCTCTCGGGACTGACACTACAGAGCTCGG ccCCCTCCAGCATGCTGGTGAAGGACGAGTACGTGCACGACTACGAGGGGCAGCCGTCGCTGTCGTCGGCCGAGGGCCACTCGGTGCAGACCATCCAGCACCCGCCCAGCAACCGCGCGTCCTCGGAGCCCTACAGCGCCCCGGCCATGCTGGCGCCCGCCGAggccagcaccaccagcaccaccaaCTTCCCCAACATTCCCGTGGCCTCCACAA GTCAACCTCCCAGTATATTGACAGGTAGCCATAGTGATGGACTCTTACAGATTGCTTCAGGGCCCCAGCCAGGAACTCAGCAGAATGGGttcacagctcagccagccACTTACCACCACA ACAGTACCACCAGCTGGACGGGGAGCCGGACGGCCGCCTACACGCCCACCATCCCGCACCACCAGAACGGCCACCTGCAGCACCACCCGCCCATGCACCCCGGACACTACT gGCCAGTTCACAATGAACTCGCATTCCAGCCTCCGATATCAAATCATCCTG CTCCAGAGTACTGGTGCTCCATCGCCTACTTTGAGATGGACGTGCAGGTCGGGGAGAcgtttaaggtcccttccagctgcccCATTGTCACCGTGGATGGGTACGTGGATCCCTCTGGAGGAGACCGGTTCTGCCTGGGCCAGCTGTCCAACGTGCACAGAACAGAAGCCATCGAGAGAGCGAG GTTGCACATAGGCAAGGGCGTGCAGCTGGAGTGCAAGGGCGAGGGCGACGTGTGGGTGCGCTGCCTGAGCGACCACGCCGTGTTCGTGCAGAGCTACTACCTGGACAGGGAGGCGGGCCGCGCCCCGGGGGACGCCGTGCACAAGATCTACCCCAGTGCATACATCAAG GTGTTCGACCTGCGCCAGTGCCACCGCCAGATGCAGCAGCAGGCGGCCACCGCGcaggccgccgccgccgcgcagGCCGCCGCCGTGGCCGGCAACATCCCGGGGCCGGGCTCCGTGGGGGGCATCGCGCCGGCCATCA GTCTGTCGGCCGCGGCCGGCATCGGCGTGGACGACCTGCGGCGCCTGTGCATCCTGAGGATGAGCTTCGTCAAGGGCTGGGGGCCCGACTACCCGCGGCAGAGCATCAAGGAGACGCCGTGCTGGATCGAGATCCACCTGCACCGCGCGCTGCAGCTGCTGGACGAGGTGCTGCACACCATGCCCATCGCCGACCCGCAGCCCCTGGACTGA
- the SMAD4 gene encoding mothers against decapentaplegic homolog 4 isoform X2, whose translation MDNMSITNTPTSNDACLSIVHSLMCHRQGGESETFAKRAIESLVKKLKEKKDELDSLITAITTNGAHPSKCVTIQRTLDGRLQVAGRKGFPHVIYARLWRWPDLHKNELKHVKYCQYAFDLKCDSVCVNPYHYERVVSPGIDLSGLTLQSSAPSSMLVKDEYVHDYEGQPSLSSAEGHSVQTIQHPPSNRASSEPYSAPAMLAPAEASTTSTTNFPNIPVASTSSHSDGLLQIASGPQPGTQQNGFTAQPATYHHNSTTSWTGSRTAAYTPTIPHHQNGHLQHHPPMHPGHYWPVHNELAFQPPISNHPAPEYWCSIAYFEMDVQVGETFKVPSSCPIVTVDGYVDPSGGDRFCLGQLSNVHRTEAIERARLHIGKGVQLECKGEGDVWVRCLSDHAVFVQSYYLDREAGRAPGDAVHKIYPSAYIKVFDLRQCHRQMQQQAATAQAAAAAQAAAVAGNIPGPGSVGGIAPAISLSAAAGIGVDDLRRLCILRMSFVKGWGPDYPRQSIKETPCWIEIHLHRALQLLDEVLHTMPIADPQPLD comes from the exons ATGGACAATATGTCTATTACTAACACACCAACAAGTAATGATGCTTGTCTGAGCATTGTTCACAGCTTGATGTGCCATCGACAAGGGGGAGAGAGCGAAACTTTCGCAAAACGCGCAATTGAAAGTTTAGTTAAAAagctaaaggagaaaaaagatgaaTTGGATTCTTTGATTACAGCTATAACCACAAACGGAGCTCATCCTAGCAAGTGTGTTACAATACAGAGAACACTGGATGGGAGGCTTCAG GTGGCTGGCCGCAAGGGATTCCCTCATGTGATTTACGCCCGTCTTTGGAGGTGGCCTGATCTTCATAAAAATGAACTCAAGCATGTTAAATATTGTCAGTATGCTTTTGACTTGAAATGTGACAGTGTCTGTGTAAATCCTTACCATTATGAGCGTGTAGTATCGCCTGGCATCG ATCTCTCGGGACTGACACTACAGAGCTCGG ccCCCTCCAGCATGCTGGTGAAGGACGAGTACGTGCACGACTACGAGGGGCAGCCGTCGCTGTCGTCGGCCGAGGGCCACTCGGTGCAGACCATCCAGCACCCGCCCAGCAACCGCGCGTCCTCGGAGCCCTACAGCGCCCCGGCCATGCTGGCGCCCGCCGAggccagcaccaccagcaccaccaaCTTCCCCAACATTCCCGTGGCCTCCACAA GTAGCCATAGTGATGGACTCTTACAGATTGCTTCAGGGCCCCAGCCAGGAACTCAGCAGAATGGGttcacagctcagccagccACTTACCACCACA ACAGTACCACCAGCTGGACGGGGAGCCGGACGGCCGCCTACACGCCCACCATCCCGCACCACCAGAACGGCCACCTGCAGCACCACCCGCCCATGCACCCCGGACACTACT gGCCAGTTCACAATGAACTCGCATTCCAGCCTCCGATATCAAATCATCCTG CTCCAGAGTACTGGTGCTCCATCGCCTACTTTGAGATGGACGTGCAGGTCGGGGAGAcgtttaaggtcccttccagctgcccCATTGTCACCGTGGATGGGTACGTGGATCCCTCTGGAGGAGACCGGTTCTGCCTGGGCCAGCTGTCCAACGTGCACAGAACAGAAGCCATCGAGAGAGCGAG GTTGCACATAGGCAAGGGCGTGCAGCTGGAGTGCAAGGGCGAGGGCGACGTGTGGGTGCGCTGCCTGAGCGACCACGCCGTGTTCGTGCAGAGCTACTACCTGGACAGGGAGGCGGGCCGCGCCCCGGGGGACGCCGTGCACAAGATCTACCCCAGTGCATACATCAAG GTGTTCGACCTGCGCCAGTGCCACCGCCAGATGCAGCAGCAGGCGGCCACCGCGcaggccgccgccgccgcgcagGCCGCCGCCGTGGCCGGCAACATCCCGGGGCCGGGCTCCGTGGGGGGCATCGCGCCGGCCATCA GTCTGTCGGCCGCGGCCGGCATCGGCGTGGACGACCTGCGGCGCCTGTGCATCCTGAGGATGAGCTTCGTCAAGGGCTGGGGGCCCGACTACCCGCGGCAGAGCATCAAGGAGACGCCGTGCTGGATCGAGATCCACCTGCACCGCGCGCTGCAGCTGCTGGACGAGGTGCTGCACACCATGCCCATCGCCGACCCGCAGCCCCTGGACTGA
- the SMAD4 gene encoding mothers against decapentaplegic homolog 4 isoform X3: protein MDNMSITNTPTSNDACLSIVHSLMCHRQGGESETFAKRAIESLVKKLKEKKDELDSLITAITTNGAHPSKCVTIQRTLDGRLQVAGRKGFPHVIYARLWRWPDLHKNELKHVKYCQYAFDLKCDSVCVNPYHYERVVSPGIDLSGLTLQSSAPSSMLVKDEYVHDYEGQPSLSSAEGHSVQTIQHPPSNRASSEPYSAPAMLAPAEASTTSTTNFPNIPVASTNSTTSWTGSRTAAYTPTIPHHQNGHLQHHPPMHPGHYWPVHNELAFQPPISNHPAPEYWCSIAYFEMDVQVGETFKVPSSCPIVTVDGYVDPSGGDRFCLGQLSNVHRTEAIERARLHIGKGVQLECKGEGDVWVRCLSDHAVFVQSYYLDREAGRAPGDAVHKIYPSAYIKVFDLRQCHRQMQQQAATAQAAAAAQAAAVAGNIPGPGSVGGIAPAISLSAAAGIGVDDLRRLCILRMSFVKGWGPDYPRQSIKETPCWIEIHLHRALQLLDEVLHTMPIADPQPLD, encoded by the exons ATGGACAATATGTCTATTACTAACACACCAACAAGTAATGATGCTTGTCTGAGCATTGTTCACAGCTTGATGTGCCATCGACAAGGGGGAGAGAGCGAAACTTTCGCAAAACGCGCAATTGAAAGTTTAGTTAAAAagctaaaggagaaaaaagatgaaTTGGATTCTTTGATTACAGCTATAACCACAAACGGAGCTCATCCTAGCAAGTGTGTTACAATACAGAGAACACTGGATGGGAGGCTTCAG GTGGCTGGCCGCAAGGGATTCCCTCATGTGATTTACGCCCGTCTTTGGAGGTGGCCTGATCTTCATAAAAATGAACTCAAGCATGTTAAATATTGTCAGTATGCTTTTGACTTGAAATGTGACAGTGTCTGTGTAAATCCTTACCATTATGAGCGTGTAGTATCGCCTGGCATCG ATCTCTCGGGACTGACACTACAGAGCTCGG ccCCCTCCAGCATGCTGGTGAAGGACGAGTACGTGCACGACTACGAGGGGCAGCCGTCGCTGTCGTCGGCCGAGGGCCACTCGGTGCAGACCATCCAGCACCCGCCCAGCAACCGCGCGTCCTCGGAGCCCTACAGCGCCCCGGCCATGCTGGCGCCCGCCGAggccagcaccaccagcaccaccaaCTTCCCCAACATTCCCGTGGCCTCCACAA ACAGTACCACCAGCTGGACGGGGAGCCGGACGGCCGCCTACACGCCCACCATCCCGCACCACCAGAACGGCCACCTGCAGCACCACCCGCCCATGCACCCCGGACACTACT gGCCAGTTCACAATGAACTCGCATTCCAGCCTCCGATATCAAATCATCCTG CTCCAGAGTACTGGTGCTCCATCGCCTACTTTGAGATGGACGTGCAGGTCGGGGAGAcgtttaaggtcccttccagctgcccCATTGTCACCGTGGATGGGTACGTGGATCCCTCTGGAGGAGACCGGTTCTGCCTGGGCCAGCTGTCCAACGTGCACAGAACAGAAGCCATCGAGAGAGCGAG GTTGCACATAGGCAAGGGCGTGCAGCTGGAGTGCAAGGGCGAGGGCGACGTGTGGGTGCGCTGCCTGAGCGACCACGCCGTGTTCGTGCAGAGCTACTACCTGGACAGGGAGGCGGGCCGCGCCCCGGGGGACGCCGTGCACAAGATCTACCCCAGTGCATACATCAAG GTGTTCGACCTGCGCCAGTGCCACCGCCAGATGCAGCAGCAGGCGGCCACCGCGcaggccgccgccgccgcgcagGCCGCCGCCGTGGCCGGCAACATCCCGGGGCCGGGCTCCGTGGGGGGCATCGCGCCGGCCATCA GTCTGTCGGCCGCGGCCGGCATCGGCGTGGACGACCTGCGGCGCCTGTGCATCCTGAGGATGAGCTTCGTCAAGGGCTGGGGGCCCGACTACCCGCGGCAGAGCATCAAGGAGACGCCGTGCTGGATCGAGATCCACCTGCACCGCGCGCTGCAGCTGCTGGACGAGGTGCTGCACACCATGCCCATCGCCGACCCGCAGCCCCTGGACTGA